A region of the Microbulbifer pacificus genome:
TTTAGCCCCTCGACCCGCTTCACCTCGTCAACAGCCTCACTAAGCTGGCCGTTAATCTCACCGATCTCCTTGTTCTTGCGCATTGTCGCAATGACATAGCCAGCGATGGCCAGAAAGATGGCGACACCGCCTGCCAGCGCCCAATACTCGATGGGTAATTGCTGAAATGTCATGATGTTCAATATCCCTTCAGTTGATCAGAGTGCGCCAGCCTGGCTGCTTTCTTTCAGAAATGGCTTCAGCACAGCTACAAGCTCACTAACGTGCTCCGCCTGAAACACGCCATCCACGCCTTCGTGGGACACAGAGGTGAACGGTGCCTCGTAGAGTTTTTCCACGGTGATGGTGCCGTGCTCGGCGATATGGTTCTTGAGCAGGTTCATAAAGCGCACCTGAGCGTGAGTGAGCTGCGGATGCGCGTGCAGGAAGCCTGTGAAGTGGGCTTCGACTGCCTGCGGGTCCATGCCCACCAGCTCCTGTAGGGTGAGCTGAAGCTCGCTGGCGGTGCGGCCATAGAATTCGTTCAAGGCCTCGAGGCTCACGCCCGGGTGCTGGGTGAGGATGCTGGAGGCGAGACTGTTGAGTTCTTCCTCTCTGACCGGCTCGCCGTGGCGCACCTTCTGCAGGATGGGGTTGCGCTCAAGCATCTGGTCGAGGATGGCCTTGACGCGGCGGCGATAGAGCATGGCCTCGTTGGCGCCGGCGATGGTGACCTTGCGCTCGGTCTCCTCAATGCCCTGGTCGGTGGTGCGGGTGCTCGGCGTGCCATAGAGGCCGCCACCCCCAGCCTGGCGGTATTTCATAATGCCGCGCAGTTCTCCACGCGCACGTTCCAAACGCTCGACACTGGCGTTGTGCCAGAAGTCGGCGCTGCGTACCTCGTCGATCACCTTGTCTTTCTGGCGCACGGCCTGGATGTTCACCGCCAGCTTGTCGAGCTCCTGCAGCAGCAGATCCTTGCCATCGTCAAAGCAGCTGGCCTTCTCCACCAGGCAGCGCTGGATGGTGGCGACAAGGCGGTCGAGACCGATGGCGAACTTGTCCGGTAGTACCCGCGCGCCCATCAATGGCGCGATGGTGCTTTGCAGAATGTGCTGGGTATTGCCGTCCATGCGTTGCAGGGCATCGGTCTGCTGCAGCTGGTGCACGGTGCGCAGTTCACGCTTTACCGCGATGCTGCTCTCTGGCAGGTCGTTGATGTCTGCCTTGAGCAGTTCCAGCGCGGTATCGAAGCCCTCGCGGTGGTTGACCTTGAGGCTGGCGAGCGCCAGTTCGAGGCGCGCTTCGAACAGGGTCTGCAGCAGGGATTTGCTGCCGGTGTCTTCAGCTTCCTGATACTCCTCGTCAAAGAAACTGAAGTTGCCGTAGTGGTCGAAGATCAGGAACTCGGATTTGTGCTTGCCGGGGCCGAACAGGTTTTCGCACAGGCGCGTGCCGCGGCCGATCATCTGCCAGAACTTCACCCAGGATTTCACCGGACGGGCAAACACCAGGTTGACTACCTGGGGCACGTCGATGCCGGTGTCCATCATGTCCACCGAGATGGCGATGCGGAAGTCGGTGCCGGCTTTCTTGAACTCGCCGATCAGGCTCTCGGCCTTGGGTACGGCGTTGTGGATCACCTTGCACACGCGGGTGCCGTACTGCGGGTAGAGCTTGCAGAACAGCTTTTCCAGGTGCTCGGCGTGCTTCTGGTTCTGGGCGAAGATGATGCTCTTGCCCACCAGCGACTCGGTTTCGTCCTTGATGCCGTTGTTCACCAGATTCTCGAGGATGATGCGATCGGTATCCTCGCTGAAGATCTTGCGGCCAATATCCTTACCGGCAAACTTGGCCTTCTGCGCCTCTTCCTCGCCGAGATCCTCTTCCAGCTGCGCGCGCTGCTCGTCGCTCAGGTCCTGGTAGTGGATGCCCTCGCGCAAGAATTCGGTGGTGAGGTCCTTGACCCGAAACGGCACCAGATACGGCGGTTCATTGTTGATGGCGGCATCGAGACCAAACTCGAAGGTGGGATCGGTGCTCTCGCAGCCGAACATATCGAAGGTGTTGCGGCTGATGAACTTGACCGGGGTGGCGGTAAGACCCAGTTGCAGCGCATCGAAGTAGTCGAACAGATCGCGGTACTTGTTGTAGATACTGCGGTGGGATTCATCGGCGATGATCAGGTCGAAGAAGCCCACATCCAGCTGTGCGAACCGATTCATCATTCCGGGATAGGTGGCGATGTAGATGCGCGCGGACTGGTCGATCTTGTTGCTCTGGCCGATGACGCAGCGCGGCTCACTCGGCAGCAGCTCCTTGAAGGCGGTATCGGCCTGGGTGCGCAGCTCCTTGCGGTCACACAGGAACAGCACGCGCTTGCCCCAGTTGGTGCGCAGCAACAGTTCGCTGATGGCGATCGCCACCCGCGTTTTGCCGGTGCCGGTGGCCTGCACGATCAGCGCGCTGCGGCGCTGCTCCTGAAAGCGATTGGCGACGGCCTTGATGGCTTCAATCTGGTAGGGGCGACCGGCGATATCGGTTTTCGGATTGAACTGCTCCGGGTGCGGCTCGCGGTACTGGCGCTGGAAAATCAGGTACTCAAGGCTTTCGCGGCTATAAAAGCCATACACCGGGCGATAGGTGTTGTACTGGGCATCATCCCAGATGAAGGTCTCGTAGCCGTTGGTGTAGAAGAGCACCGGGCGGCGGTAACCCATTTTCTCCAGGGAGTCCGCATACAGGCGAGCCTGCTCCCTACCCGCCTGCAGGTTCACTTCGCCGGATTTCTTGGCCTCGATCACGGCCAGCGGCTGGCCGTCTTCGCCCCACAGTACATAGTCGGCATAGCCCTTGCCGCTCGGCGTCGGCTGATGGGTGACCTCGAATTCCAAGGAAACCTGCTCCTTGTTGTTCAGATCCCAGCCGGCCTGGGCCAGCATGGTGTCGATCAGCAACTGGCGGGTCTTGGCTTCGCTCCACTGCAGGGAGTCCGCGACCTGATGACTCCGGGCCTGCTTGGCCGCGGCGTCCTGCTTGTGCGGCGGTTCGATATTGGCGCTGTTGCGGGTGCGCTCTTTCTCCAGTTCCTCGATAACCCGCTCCAGCTGCGCGCCCTGCTGCTCCAGCTCCCTTTCATATTTGCTGACGGACTTCTGTAATTGGCTCAGCCGCGCCGTGGGGTCTTCGACATCCCGGTACGGAGGAATATCCGACTTGGTTTTGCGGTAGTACTTGAGGGCCATGTACATGGCCAGCTGGTGCGCGGTGCCCAGTGCCATCTGTGCATTGCGCAGATTGCCTTCGGCGCCGTGGGCGGTTTCATTGCCCTGTACCCGCAGAAAATTGATCTGGTGAATCAGCGAGCGGTCCACACAGCTTTCAAACACAGAATTCCTGACCAGCTCGTAGAAGTTCGCCTGCGGCATGCGCGGCAGATACTCCTCCTTGTAGATGCTCTTGGTCACTTCCTCGGCAAAGCCGCGTAGGCGCGTCAGCGCACTGCCCGGATCAACATGCAACACCGCCTCGGCGAGACCGCCGAGGTTGGCGAGGGTCTCGTTTGCCGGCCGAAGGAATTCGAAGTTCTGCGATTTCATATAAAAAATTCTATCCATGCCCGCCTGATTGCGAAGAGCGTGCCAGCTTTCATTTCAGGTCGAGTTTGTCCATCAAATTGGTCAACGTCTGGTAGTTATTCAGGCCGAGCAGCGCCGCCGCACGGGTCTTCTTGCCCTGTGCGGCGTCCATGGCACGAGGGATGTAGTGGCGCCACACTTCATCACAAAGTTCTTGAATATCAATACCTTGGGAGACATCCCGATCCAGTACACCCTGCTGCCGCTCCGGCATCTGTAACAGCGCCTCTCGGAGGTCCTCTGCTTCGATGGTCGACGTGGCACTCCAGAGCGCGGCCCGCAACAGAGTCGAGTGCAGCTCGCGCATGTTGCCGCGCCAGGGGTGTCGAAGGATAAGATTTTTAGCTGAAACAGAAAATTTTTTATCTTTCAGATGGGCATCCTGATGGCCCAGGCCATCGAGAACGCGCTCGGCGAGCAGCCCCAGGTCCCCCTGCCGTTCCCGCAGCGGCGGCAGGTGCAATACCCCTACGGCGACACGGTAGAAAAGGTCTTCGCGGAAGATGCCCTCGGTCACCGCTTGCATCAGATCGCGATTGGTCGCAGCCACAATACGGACATCGACCCTAACCTCTTGCCGGCCCCCGACCGGGGTGAAGGTACCGTCCTGCAGCACACGCAACAGGCGCACCTGTACTGCCGGATCCAGCTCACCGAATTCGTCCAGAAACAGCGTGCCGCCGTCGGCCTGCTGGAATACCCCCTCCTGATCTGCGGACGCACCAGTGAAGGCACCCTTCTTGTGACCGAAGAGAATGGAATCAATCAGCTCGGACGGGAAAGCGCCGCAGTTGACCGCAACGAAAGGACGGGCACTTCGACTGCTGGTATTGTGTATCGCACGGGCAAACAGCTCTTTGCCAGTGCCGGATTCACCGTAGACCAGCACCGGCACTTCCCGCACCGCCAGGATGGCGGCCTGCGCCTTGAGGCGCTCCATCTGGGGGTTCTGAGTGATGATATCGGCAAAGGCCGCATTGGCAGGCGCTGTAACCGTAGATAGCTCACTGATCGCACGCGAACCGACGCTGCCCGCTATGGGGAGATATTCTGCGGCGATCTCAAAGGGTATCTCGACCCGCTGCACCCCCTCCTCCAAAGAGGACTGCCAGAAAGTAGCCGGGAAGCGCGTCTTGCCCAGTAAAATCCAGACCGCCTGCATTGCTGGAGTACCTGGACTCAACAGGATATTTAGCTTCGCTGCTGGATTGGTCCTGACCAGGCGAGAAAGAACCGCTTCCGCTGCCAGATAGATCTCTCCAAAATTGACTGGAGATGAAAGGGCACTGCGTACAGTAAAGAGCGGAGTTTCGGTGCGTGGCTTTAGCCACTCCAGATACCCGGCCATCTGGGCCTCGGAGTAGTTATACAGGAGCTCAATTCGGTCGAACTGCTGATTGGCGAGCACCTGCGCCACGGGTCCCGGCTGCTGCGCGCCCCCCACTCCCGCAGCGAGATCTTTTCCACCAACCCAGCTTACTAAAATTTGTTCAACTGCCACCACACAACCCTATAACGATGGGCTCTGGTCAATTGACCTCGGAGCGGATTTTGTTTTTTGTATCGCCCAAATAATCCTGTGATCTTAATCACAATTCGCCCTCGATTGAACCATTGCGTTAACCAATACATTCACAACACGCCACTTCGATCGCAGATTAAACAGAGCGATTAGATTTCAAACACTCTATCGACGCCCCCCATCAACAGCCCCAAATGAATCCAGACCCGAAAGGAAACAAGATGAACTTCTCACTGCTGTAAAAAGGTCGTGAGCGCCACCCTGTGGCCGGTCGCTCGCGAACATCCAGCTTGTTTTCGCCCGGCAAACTATCCCGTACGCGCCCCCTTACTAACCGCCGTATGAGGAAAACGAGTAATGTTGACCGATATCCAGATCCGAAAGGCCAAGGCTAAAGAAAAGTCGTACAAACTGGCTGATAGCCATGGGCTGTATGTGATGGTGCTACATAGCGGCGGGAAATCATTTCGCATGGACTACCGCTTCGCCGGCAAGCGTAAAACAATGACATTGGGGCTCTTTCCCCGGGTGACTCTGGCAGACGCGCGTCGCCTGACCACGGAAGCCCGCGCCAAACTGGCCCAAGGGATTAACCCCACCATCGAGCGCAAGGTTCTCAAGGTCACCGCCTATCTCAACAGCAACGAGACCTTCGAGGCAGTGGCGCGCGAGTGGGCAGAGATGCACCTGGCGGACAAGTCCGTTTCTCACAAAACACGCTCGAAAGCCCTGCTGGAGAAGGATCTCATTCCGGTGCTCGGCGGTATCCCTATGCGGGATCTCAATGCCGTGCTGTTACTGGGCGCACTCCGCAAAGTCGAAGGCCGCAGTGTCGATATGGCCAATCGAGCAAGGAGCATGGCCGGGCAGGTACTGCGCTATGCCGTCGCTACTGGACGCGCCGAGCGCGATTTCACACCGGATCTCCGCGGCGCACTAAAAACCCACCGAAAAGCGCACTATGCCGCCATTACCGAACCCACCGGGTTTGCTGGCATGATGCTAGCGATAGACCATTACGATGGGACCATGACCGTCCGTAACGCTTTGAGAATTGCTCCGCTGCTGATGTTGCGGCCGAGTGAGCTTCGCCTGATGACCTGGGAACACGTCAACTGGGAGAAGGAGCAGTTGGAATTTCCGGTCGGCTATATGAAAGATAAGCTCCGACCGCACATTGTTCCGCTATGCCGACAGGCCCTGGCCATACTGCAGGAGCAGCATCGTTACGGCGGGAATTTCGGCCCAGTTTTCCCCTCCCCTCACGGCCGCCGCAAACCCATGGGACCCACGGCAATGCAGCGGGCCTTAAAGGCACTCGGGTTTTCAGGCGTTCAAACCGTCCATGGGTTTCGGGCATCGGCACGGACTATTATGGAAGAAGTTCTAGAGATCCCGCCGCACCAGCTCGAGCATCAGCTGCACCATCTGGTCAAGGATAGGAATGGACGTGCATACAACCGCACCAGTCATTTGGAGGCCCGTCGAAAAGCGCTGCAGCGCTGGGCAAACTGGATCGACCAACAAAAGGGTGAAAAACGCAGCAGTTCACAGCGATCCTCTGCTCAAGCAGAACCTGCAACCCCACCAGCGCACCATGCACACGGGCAACTCGAGATCCGCTTTGAAGAATGCTGAGCTGAATTCGTTGGATTAATTCAAACCCAGCCTTCTCCGCAGGCCATGCAAGCGGGCAGCACAAGCTGCCCGCCCCCACGCCACTATTCTTCCAGCGTCGGCTCTTCCTCCTCAACAGCAATATAGTCCGCTGGGGCCTCCAAAAATGCCATGATATCCCGATACCGCCAAGCGGACCCGCCCGTGAAAAATTTCACGGGGCGCGGCGCCTTTCCGGCAATGATCCAGCGATGCCAGGTCGATCGGGAAACACCGACCAGACGAAGCACTTCCGGTAGCCGCACCAAGCGCTCGGGATGCTGCAGGAAAAATGCATCCACGGGACTCTCGTTATTTTTTTCCCCTTTTTCATCTTCACCGTTATCCATATCAAACCCCTTGGGTTATTGATCGAGCAATGAGCATACATCGGATAATTTGCCGCCCTGACTGCGAGCGCCGGTGCTGGACCCGTCGCTCGCAACATTTTCACGCTAGCGCGTGCGATCAACCACGATGGATAGCGCCGAGATGGCGCGCAGAAAAAGATCCCGCTCATCCTGAAGCTGCGAATGCACCTGCTTCAGCTCTGCGAGTTTTCGGTCGCTTTCAAAAAATGCAGGGGAAGCCAACCGGAGCAATTCGGGATCAATGGACTCCAGCTCCTCACGACGCATTTGCTCATGACCACTGGATCTACGGAAACTGTCCCAGCGCGTCCAAATTCTGTGTTTAAGATCATGCAGCAGCCTAATGTTGTAGATTCGCTGGGGCCCCAGGTTTGGACTGCCACAATGAAAAGACTTGATCACAAAAAAGGGGATCTTTTCCAAAGGCTCTCCCTTATTCGGACCGGACTCATAGATTAACTCCTCGTCCTTGTGGGTCAGGTTGAGTCGCCCCTGGAAAGGAGCAATCCACAATTCATAGGGGCCCGCCTTTGGGTCGACCTGGCGCAGCAGATAATCCAGCTCGTCTACACCAGGAAAGTCCCCCATCTTGAGGTATAAATTGTCATCCATTGCATATTCCTTCGATGTCCATGCCAATTGAAAATCGGGCGTAGTATGAATACGCCCTACCGATCACACGCCACCACTCGCCAAATCAGTTAGTCACTCACATTCAGATTACGTTTTGACTCATCAATCCAGTCCGCCCAGCGCTGCAGCATTTCCCGGCGCGCTTCCAGATGGCTGGTACGGTTGTAGGCCCGTCCCGTGCTGTCGCGAACCATGTGGTGCAGTTGAGCCTCGAGCAG
Encoded here:
- a CDS encoding type I restriction endonuclease subunit R; the protein is MKSQNFEFLRPANETLANLGGLAEAVLHVDPGSALTRLRGFAEEVTKSIYKEEYLPRMPQANFYELVRNSVFESCVDRSLIHQINFLRVQGNETAHGAEGNLRNAQMALGTAHQLAMYMALKYYRKTKSDIPPYRDVEDPTARLSQLQKSVSKYERELEQQGAQLERVIEELEKERTRNSANIEPPHKQDAAAKQARSHQVADSLQWSEAKTRQLLIDTMLAQAGWDLNNKEQVSLEFEVTHQPTPSGKGYADYVLWGEDGQPLAVIEAKKSGEVNLQAGREQARLYADSLEKMGYRRPVLFYTNGYETFIWDDAQYNTYRPVYGFYSRESLEYLIFQRQYREPHPEQFNPKTDIAGRPYQIEAIKAVANRFQEQRRSALIVQATGTGKTRVAIAISELLLRTNWGKRVLFLCDRKELRTQADTAFKELLPSEPRCVIGQSNKIDQSARIYIATYPGMMNRFAQLDVGFFDLIIADESHRSIYNKYRDLFDYFDALQLGLTATPVKFISRNTFDMFGCESTDPTFEFGLDAAINNEPPYLVPFRVKDLTTEFLREGIHYQDLSDEQRAQLEEDLGEEEAQKAKFAGKDIGRKIFSEDTDRIILENLVNNGIKDETESLVGKSIIFAQNQKHAEHLEKLFCKLYPQYGTRVCKVIHNAVPKAESLIGEFKKAGTDFRIAISVDMMDTGIDVPQVVNLVFARPVKSWVKFWQMIGRGTRLCENLFGPGKHKSEFLIFDHYGNFSFFDEEYQEAEDTGSKSLLQTLFEARLELALASLKVNHREGFDTALELLKADINDLPESSIAVKRELRTVHQLQQTDALQRMDGNTQHILQSTIAPLMGARVLPDKFAIGLDRLVATIQRCLVEKASCFDDGKDLLLQELDKLAVNIQAVRQKDKVIDEVRSADFWHNASVERLERARGELRGIMKYRQAGGGGLYGTPSTRTTDQGIEETERKVTIAGANEAMLYRRRVKAILDQMLERNPILQKVRHGEPVREEELNSLASSILTQHPGVSLEALNEFYGRTASELQLTLQELVGMDPQAVEAHFTGFLHAHPQLTHAQVRFMNLLKNHIAEHGTITVEKLYEAPFTSVSHEGVDGVFQAEHVSELVAVLKPFLKESSQAGAL
- a CDS encoding sigma-54 interaction domain-containing protein gives rise to the protein MAVEQILVSWVGGKDLAAGVGGAQQPGPVAQVLANQQFDRIELLYNYSEAQMAGYLEWLKPRTETPLFTVRSALSSPVNFGEIYLAAEAVLSRLVRTNPAAKLNILLSPGTPAMQAVWILLGKTRFPATFWQSSLEEGVQRVEIPFEIAAEYLPIAGSVGSRAISELSTVTAPANAAFADIITQNPQMERLKAQAAILAVREVPVLVYGESGTGKELFARAIHNTSSRSARPFVAVNCGAFPSELIDSILFGHKKGAFTGASADQEGVFQQADGGTLFLDEFGELDPAVQVRLLRVLQDGTFTPVGGRQEVRVDVRIVAATNRDLMQAVTEGIFREDLFYRVAVGVLHLPPLRERQGDLGLLAERVLDGLGHQDAHLKDKKFSVSAKNLILRHPWRGNMRELHSTLLRAALWSATSTIEAEDLREALLQMPERQQGVLDRDVSQGIDIQELCDEVWRHYIPRAMDAAQGKKTRAAALLGLNNYQTLTNLMDKLDLK
- a CDS encoding tyrosine-type recombinase/integrase produces the protein MLTDIQIRKAKAKEKSYKLADSHGLYVMVLHSGGKSFRMDYRFAGKRKTMTLGLFPRVTLADARRLTTEARAKLAQGINPTIERKVLKVTAYLNSNETFEAVAREWAEMHLADKSVSHKTRSKALLEKDLIPVLGGIPMRDLNAVLLLGALRKVEGRSVDMANRARSMAGQVLRYAVATGRAERDFTPDLRGALKTHRKAHYAAITEPTGFAGMMLAIDHYDGTMTVRNALRIAPLLMLRPSELRLMTWEHVNWEKEQLEFPVGYMKDKLRPHIVPLCRQALAILQEQHRYGGNFGPVFPSPHGRRKPMGPTAMQRALKALGFSGVQTVHGFRASARTIMEEVLEIPPHQLEHQLHHLVKDRNGRAYNRTSHLEARRKALQRWANWIDQQKGEKRSSSQRSSAQAEPATPPAHHAHGQLEIRFEEC
- a CDS encoding helix-turn-helix transcriptional regulator; this encodes MDNGEDEKGEKNNESPVDAFFLQHPERLVRLPEVLRLVGVSRSTWHRWIIAGKAPRPVKFFTGGSAWRYRDIMAFLEAPADYIAVEEEEPTLEE